The proteins below are encoded in one region of Salmo salar chromosome ssa02, Ssal_v3.1, whole genome shotgun sequence:
- the LOC106595103 gene encoding zinc finger protein 354C-like has translation MSSLRYSSPAKEDGVCWTWKEALVKDENEEEAVTVKQEVEDEAVTVKEEDVSMKEEEEVFRVKEKEEEKEDTVFSVKEEITVTLEEGEYVFGVKEEGEITVTLEEEEEEQNGYLINAKDRPDSHFDSGKSRSRESDPETAKQLRPHHCSQYGKRFTRLGHLKEHERTHTGEKPCNCSQCGKDFTQLGNKKDHERTHSAEKPFQCSQCGKRFTELDSLKKHERIHTREKPYLCSQCGKSFTQVGSMKRHERAHTGEKPYN, from the exons atgagttcactaagatATTCCTCCCCTGCTAAAGAAGACGGGGTCTGCTGGACGTGGAAAGAAGCTCTCGTGAAAGATGAGAACGAAGAAGAGGCTGTCACAGTTAAACAAGAAGTCGAggatgaggctgttacagtgaaagaagaagacgTTTcaatgaaagaagaggaagaagttttcagagtgaaagaaaaggaggaagagaaagaggatacCGTTTTTTCAGTGAAGgaggagattactgtcacattggaggaaggGGAATACGTTTTcggagtgaaggaggagggggagattactgtcacattggaggaggaggaagaagagcagAACGGATATCTGATTAACGCCA AAGATAGACCAGACTCTCACTTCGACAGCGGGAAGAGTCGTTCAAGGGAATCAGACCCAGAGACGGCAAAACAATTAAGACCACACCACTGTTCCCAGTATGGAAAGAGATTTACCCGGTTAGGGCACCTGAAAgaacatgagaggacacacacaggagagaagccttgcaactgctctcagtgtggaaaggaTTTTACCCAGTTAGGGAACAAGAAAGATCATGAAAGAACACATTCAGCGGAGAAGCCTTttcaatgctcccagtgtggaaagagatttacTGAGTTAGACAGTCTGAAAAAACATGAGAGGATACACACAAGAGAAAAGCCCTACCTATGCTCCCAGTGTGGCAAGAGTTTTACCCAGGTTGGGAGCATGAAACGACATGAGAgagcacacacaggagagaagccttacaacTGA